gtgtgccccccccccccccccccccgacccccCCGTCTGTTACTACCTGACTGACTAGCTTGTGGAGTTTCTTGCTCTTAGTTTGTCAGTAACTCCACATTTTTTCTGTTGCACGAAAGGAGAGCATCCTCTGCTTATTTTCTTTGTCCAATTTTCACTTGTTAAAAATATAAGCCTGATTTCCTTTACCATCTAATTCCATCCATGTTTACAAGCTTTTGTACTTGTGTACAGCACTTGACATTCTGTTCCACCTCTGCAGCCACTACTATGTCACTATGAACATTGGGAACCCGGCGAAGCCCTACTTCCTGGACGTTGACACCGGCAGCGACCTCACATGGCTTCAGTGCGACGCACCCTGCCAGAGCTGCAACAAGGTACAGTTGATGATTGTTCAGAACTGCATCATCATAACTCTAGTCTTGGTTACTGGGGTCCACTGTGTTTGCCTGTTTGATCATGGTATTCGTTTCAGAATGAACACTGAAGCTACGTTGCAAAGAAACATGTTGTTCTAAGTCcaagtctttttttttaaaagcaaCACGCTTCTGGTTTAAATTTGACTTGTCTTTGTATTATTCCTACTTTGCCGATAGGTTTGACCCCAGGAATTGGTATCAGTTTTGATTCCAAACATCCCACATGAACTAATTGACTTCTCCAGTTCAACGAAaactttattttcatttttatttctaGGTTTGCTTGGAAATGTAGAATTTTGACATGCTCCTTGATCTTGTGTACCTGATGGTTGTTGCAGGTGCCGCACCCATTGTATCGGCCTGCACAGAACAGGCTTATACCGTGTGCAGATTCTCTTTGCACTGCACTCCACAGTGGACTGGGTTCAAACAAGAAGTGCCCTTCACCAAAACAATGTGACTACCAAATCAAGTACACAGACAGCGCATCATCTCAAGGTGTGCTTATCAATGACAACTTCTCGCTGCCCCTCAAGTCCTCCAACATTCGTCCCAGCCTGACCTTTGGGTATAACACTTGAGTGAGTAATATATTTCTTGATAGTGTTGCTGGATTCAGTTGTTCATATGGTTGCTTTTGTTTGCAAAAAAAGCTGTGGGTATGATCAGCAAGTTGGAAAAAATGGTGCGGTGCAAGCAGTGACAGACGGCTTACTTGGGCTTGGGAGGGGATCAGTTAGCCTTCTTTCACAGCTCAAGCAACAAGGGGTCACCAAGAATGTCCTTGGCCATTGCCTCAGCACGAATGGAGGGGGGTTCCTCTTCTTTGGGGATAATATTGTGCCTACGTCACGCGTAACTTGGGTGCCTATGGCTCGGAGCACATCTGGGTACACATCATTATCTCCAGTGCTTCTTTTGCAATTGGCGTTGCTTTATTTCTGATATGACCATATAAAACTGTGTCCATATTTGATTTCTGCAAGTTATTTAACACTCTGTTACAATTTGGTCTGAAGGTCAATTTAACGTTAAAAATTCAGTGCAAGTATTATCCTTTTTGTGCCACTGGATTGGAAGGCTAATTTTTCACATAAAGTCATAAATTCCCTTGACAACTCAGTAATGGTATACTTTATAAATAATTTGCACTCCTGTTTATTATTATCTCCAGGCTATTTCTAGATTTTGATGCCAGCTTACAAAATTAACGACCATTCttaaaaaaacaagaaaaactAGGCGTCCCTTGATTGTTCAGGACAAGTATAACACAGGAAATACTGCACATGAGAATCAGTTTATTTGATTCTTGCAAGTTTGTTAGCACTCTGTCACAATATATTAGTGTAGGGATAATATGCCAttactgtaatttttcacaGAATTTCCAGAATTTTCGATACTTTGATGTTAGTTTATGGAATTAATAgccatttttcaaaaataagaCGCAGGGTATCTTTTGATTGTTAGAATTTATGAATGTACTCAGGTCAAGTATAACACCTGAATTGCAATACCGAGAGCCTGAGAATCAGGATATACATCATGGCTAATTCCATATATCAGACTTGTATATAGGGGGCTACAGGCATCtacgaacttttttttttgtccccTTTCTTCATTAGTTTTGACACATTATACAACATTGTTTCTCCAGGAACTACTACTCCCCTGGCTCAGGAACGCTTAACTTTGATAAACGTTCGCTAGGCGTAAAGCCTATGGAGGTCGTATTTGACAGTGGTAGCACCTATACCTACTTCACTGCCCAGCCATACCAAGCTGTTGTCTCTGCGGTATATTTCAGTCATGATGTGTCCCATTTtccatgatttttttatttcagtCATGATGTGTCCCATTTTCCatgatttttttaagaaaataaaCAGTAAACTAATAGTACTCTGACCTTGCAGCTCAAAGCTGGTCTCAGCAAATCACTTAAACAAGTGTCAGATCCTGAGTTGCCTCTGTGCTGGAAAGGGCAAAAGGCATTGAAATCTGTGTTTGACGTCAAGAAGGAATTCAAGTCACTGTCTCTGAGCTTTGCCAATGGCAAGAATGCTGTCATGGAGATCCCTCCTGAAAACTACCTCGTTGTCACTGTAAACACTCAAGACTTAACTGACTAGCATTAGTGTTTTACAGAATGAAATGATTGCTAAATGCCTTCTTACATTTTGTGCCAGAAAAATGGAAATGCGTGCTTGGGCATCCTTGACGGAACGGCAGCTAAGCTGAGTTTCAACGTAATTGGAGGTAAAGAGTCCAGTCCTACAGTTCCCAGTTTTGAAACTCTGATATACTGCAACTTTATGTAATAACTTCTGTTGAACTTTTGTTTTGTAGACATCACAATGCAAGATCAGATGGTGATATATGATAATGAGAAAGCGCAGATTGGATGGGTGCGTGGACCATGCAGTAGGAGTGCCAAGTCTATTCTGTCTTCCTTTCCATGACCATTTCCCACATTAGAACCATTTGCTCTTGAATCCATTTCCGTGTACTGCTGATGGAGTTTGTGAAAATTACTATAGTCAAAACTCCTCGGAATGGTCAACTTCCCAACTGAAGTGTGCCAGCTTGTTACTGTCGGAATAATGCATGTTACATGTGAGGGGAATGAGATTATAGGAGTGAAGGTTAGAGAGACAATAGGAAGTTATTAACACTGGCTGTATGCTCCCTGTGTTCATAATGAAATGGGAGTCCGTGATTTATAAGGCTGGTCTGAGTTGTTTTTGTATACCATTTACTTGAAGATACTCTAGACTTCAATTTTATAATTAAGGACACAGAGCTGCTTATTCCATTGCAATAGTACAAATAAATTTATGCCCAAAAAAATCACATAAACTGAGTGGCCCACTATTTGGTTAATGAAATGAATAGAGGACAAGTGTGGGTTGCTTTCTGTGATTGCAGAGAGTCCTGATGTATTGCAGTTCATATATAAAGTAACTTTCAAGAGTTAGTAGTACTCTGTAGATTAGGTATAAAACATTTAAACCTGATGGTATTTATTTTGAGAAGGATTTCTCACtaaaattcaaatcaaattcgtACCAATTAATTTCTCGTAATTTACTGATAAAGGTAAATAATTTGCACAGAGATGAGTGGTTTCACTGTTTCTAGAAATACATATACATAGGTTTATACTTTATAGTCAATATATTGGCACAGGACACATGAATTGTGTGAGCTTATGTATCCCAAAATCATGACTCCAGAGACAATTTTCTAATCGTATCTCATGACGTGTACAAAAAACATTTTGTCATTTACTCTGATTTTCCACATTCTGCTGTGAGCTGTAATAGGGCAACTCGATATATACCAAGAATATCATTTCAGTGGAGAAATACTTCGCTCcttccctaaaccctaaaccctatgTATTTTTTCGcaaccgtgcctgagcacgtttttcattaagaggggaACCTAAACCTTATTTGTTATCTGCTATAACATACTACTATCTTAAATAACTTGCAATCTGTGAGGAATTTGTTTATGGGACATCCAAATTGTGTGGTTTGATTCCTAGAGCATCACAGTTACATTTTTTTGCCTATAACACACCGAGaatatgtgtgtgtgttttctCTGGGCGGGTTGGAGATGTCATTAGGTATGTGAAAAATCGGATGCCTAATTTCTCAGAGCAAAGTGGTTGTGATCTATACACATTGTCACTTTCCAGCTGCCTATTGGCCATATGTACGTTATGTGCAATGCAAATAGATACCATATGGACCAATAATATACCCTGGTGCTCTGCTAAGTCAATAGTGCATCCAGTTCAGGAAAACTAAAATTGTGAATTACCAGATCCATCCATTGATACTCTAAATGTAAAAGCCTATTTCTGGAATAACTCCGGAGTCAGTTGTTGTGAGAGATAAAAATATCTTGTTGGAGAGTTCACATTTCTCTCATCTGCCTCAGCAGAAGTCGAAGCTGGACGTGAAGGCACTCGTCGAAACATACCCCACtacaaagaaaataaaaaatttcaagatcaaTACTGTAGGGCCTGTAGCCcagtggttacaagagcctcGATAGCACCTGAGATCTTGGGTTCGACTCTCCATGAGAGCGAATATTTCGggatttaacggcgttgtgcattcagtggtaggcaACATTTCCGTCCCGTCGATAGTGAGGCGCCTGTAGTGACTTCGTTAAtttcgaggatttgccggctcagtcttcgaagatgctcataggggtaggatttgcgtacgtgtgtttataggggtgtgagtgtgtgtgtgttgtgagTGTCCGAGTTGTATTGTGAGTGTTCATAGGGGTGTTAGTGTgtgtgcgttgtgagtgtccgAGTTGTATTGGAGTTGGAGGCAGCCTCCAAGCAACAGCTCCTGCAAATACCTCGCGTACTCCTACGTGTACTCCTATATATGGAATCTCTTCTATAATTGGTTGCAAAACAAAGTGACCAGCTGGAGGTTGGAGATGCCCAGGAATGTGAAAATGTGAACGCTAATTTTCAGAGGATGCATGAAAAGAGGTCTGCGATACATACGAATACGAATTATCTGTGCGATTCTGCCCAACTACCCATTGACCATATATCACTAGGGGTGGTAAGGGCCCAatattttgaattagaaaatctaagggccgggtcctaaaagggccgggctctaatgttatgcaattttgagctaaaaaaattaAGGACCTTGTTGAGCTGTGAAGAgaccactagggccatggcccattaccacccctatatATGATCATATATTTAAGCTAGTTTCTTTTTCTATTGCTATATTTATGCTATTTATCTCTAAATATAGCACATGGTAGATGGTCCAGTATTCCCAGCTGGTGCTGATCAAGTCAATGGTGCATTCAGTTGAACAAAACAAAGCTTCAGTTGCGATAGGTTGGATGCTCTGAAAATGTGAAGCCTATTTCCTTAATTAGCTTCCGAGTGGGTTGTTGAAACTTACTATACAtgtaaagaaaaaaagaagtccCAAAGCCTTCTCACTTGCTCTTGGCATGGCAGCTGACTACTTCAGTGTTACCATCCATAACAGACAGGCCAAGTAAGTATTGTGGGTCTTCAAATTTCTCTCTCTTCTATGTATAATAACAGACGACAGAGTCTAAAGCACGATGtcgccattttttttcttcagattattAGTTTTTTTCTTTGAGGGCTTTCAAATTATCATTTCTACGAGGCCATCTATACTGGCAGTCATGTCAGGCTATTGCTCTAGACAACAACATCAGCCCAGCCCACGTAATCCGCTACAGTACCCAGCCCATCATCGACTCGTAGTTGATGGGCCCGTGCTCGCGCTCCGCAGTTGCAGCTGTACGGAGAGGGGCCATCCACGTCGTCTGATCCGCTAGCTAGAGCCGCCAGAGCCCAGAGGGCCAGGGGAGCGCAGCCATGAGCCCTACCTTCCGCTGAGAGCATAAATAATACATTCGGCAAAGAGCTTCTTTGTTGAGGGCAAAAGTAAAACACTCGGCATCTACTTAAAAAAGTAAAATACTCGGCAAATAACTTCTTTTGCCAAgtgttttttttagattaaattgcaccttttttagataatggaaaagGGTACCCGGCCTTGACCTCAAAAGAGGCTATAACAACTTATTACAAAGCTTGCAGCTCTTCCGTCTGCGATCACAATGACAAAAATAAGCAAAAGGCAACAAAGGTAACCCAAAAGTTCAATGAATACGCTTATTGAGGACCAATCCTATTACTAAACCTCCATCCATGATTGGCAAATAACTGCATGATCAATACCTCTAGGGTTTGACATGCTTTCTGTACTGCCTCCTTGTCTTCGTCACGCCTTTGTAGCTGTGCCGAGAATCTGAGCCAATGGGTTCCACGATATAGTACCTATAAATAAGTTTTAGTTGGTGATTTGTCAAAAACCACCTCATTCCTACTAAGCCAAATGGTCCAACACAAAGCAGATGCTCCTACTAACAGCTGTCTTTTTTAACTTGATTCCAACCCCTCTAAGCCAATTACCAAACAGATGAGTAATGCTACGAGGCGAATTTAAATCAAAGGCGAACTGTACGGCTCTCCATAGGAACTTGGCTACATGACAATCAATAAAGAGGTGTTGAATAGTCTTATCACTAGAACAAGAGCAACACTGTTTGTTACCATTCCAATTCCGTCTTGCTAGATTGTCTTTAGCAAGAATAACACCTCTTTTTAAGTaccaaataaatattttaatctTTAGGGGCATTTTTAGTTTCCATAAATGTTTGTCAAACTGTACATTACCATTGCTAATAAGTGCACTGTACATTGAGCTAACGGTAAACATACCAGATTGATTCAAATTCCATCGGAAGACATCAGCATTATCATTTAAAAGGACATGACTAATGCGAGCAACCAAATCATGCCATAAAGTAAGTATATGACCTGTTAAAGTTCTTCTAAAGGACACATTGAGAGGTACTCTATCAAATACTAATGCTACAGTCGCATGCTTTTTCCATACAATATTGAACAGGACTGGATATTGCTCTCTAAGTGTATGATTACCCAACCAGTTGTCCTCCCAAAATATTATCTGGTTACCATCATTTAAATGAAAAGAGCCATAGCTCAGGAATGTATCTTTAACATTCATGAGACCCGCCAAAAAATGAGAATCCCCCGCTTTCTTTTCCACTTGAGCAATAGTTTGGTTCTTTAAGTACTTGTTCCTTAATAAACTTTGCCAAATACCCTCTTCATTGATTATTTTAAAAAGCCATTTACTTAACAAGCACCTATTTTGTATATCAAGGTTCTTAATGCCTAACCCCCCCAATTCCTTGCGGTTGGCATAGAATACTCCATTtggctaaatgatatttttttcttatGTTCATCCGATTGCCAAAAAAAACTTTGACAGATAGTAGTCCAATTTTTCAAGTACCCCTTTCgggacttcaaaaaaaaacgATAACATAAACATGGCTAAGCTAGTCAATACTGAGTTTATTAGAACCAAACCGTCCTCCTACCAACATGTGCTTACCTTTCCAACTACTTAGTTTTTTCTCAAACTTCTCCTCTACGATCCTCTAGTATGCATTGCTAAGCTTTCTGAAGTGAATTGGAATGCCAAGATATCTAAAAGGATACTTCCCAGATTGACAACCAAATAATTGCGAGTATTGTTGTTCCATCTCTTTAACTTGTCCAAAACAAAATATTTCACTCTTATGAAAGTTGATTTTAAGACTTGATAATTGAAAAACACATAATAACATTTTCATGTTAGTAGCTTTTTCAATATCATGGTCCAtgaagagtaaattgcacctaATATACAACAACTTGTCAGGTGAGTGCAAATTAGTCCAACAATTTATAAAATGCTCAATTTATTGCAATAACTTGACAGGTAGGTGCAGAtcggtccaacaacttgtaaaatgtCCAATCTAATGCAATAATTTGGCAAATAggtgcattcacagtccaaacattacaTTACACGACAATGTAACTAAAGCAAGATatcaataaagagtatattcacatcaggacaaattattaagtattatttGACCATTGATTTACGTTTTGCGCCTGCGTAACAATGTATTTGGCCAAGATAAGAACCCTCGGTGTTCAGAAGTTAATATTATGTAtttacattaattatttttgtatagtgatttaattttgattaaaactatttaatttgatattcAATATTAAAAATTCACCCTCACTATTTTTGATATGTTTGATTATATGCACTGTTAAGCTAAAAAGTCAATATGTTGATACAAACTATGATACCTTTTAGGAGCTTGGTAGGAAAGAGCCTCCTATATTCATTAGAAAGGAAAATGAGCTAAATAAAGTAATAAACAGAAACAAACATAAGCACTTTTGAATACATGAGGAGAAGCGCAGAAGAAATCTAAGGTTTCAGTATCTCTCTTATCAACTTCAGTGTTTCAGTGATGCTAATAgtgtaattctaaaatttgaTTGAATTTGAACTCATAGAAAATTGTACATAGTTGAAAATCAACAACtggatcaccatcaataatttctatttataaaatttaagaattattgACGTTCATCTACTGTGCTTAATATGTTGCTGTTGTAATGgtggttaaataatatattatatttaataaaactttaattaatttattctgaTAATAAAATTATTGGCATCCATTGCGACATGAAAATCTATGGTCAAATAATACGTTCTGAtgtgaatatactctttattgtgaCCTGACGTTAGCAAATACATTGTCGTGTAACGTTTGGACTATGAATGCACCAATTTACCAAATTATTGCACTAAATTAAGCATTTTCTAAGTTGTTAGATTAATCTGCACGCAGTTGTCAATttattgtactaaattgagcaCTTTACAAGTTGCTGGACCAATTTGCACGCACCTGCCAAGCTGTTGTATGGTGGAtgcaatttactctttttttACTGCACTCTGGCAAGTaaactctttgccgagtgtccaaggtaaaacactcggcaaataaaaatacactcggcaaacactcagcttctttcttttattttttttaaaatgcaaaCACTCAGACGGGAGGAATGCCAAGTTGCTAAAAATGCCAATCTTGTTTCCCAAACTGTTGGAGACGAAATTTTCTTGATTTGCCTAATTTTATAGGATGCCAATTTCATTTAGCAAACTCCTGAAAATGCTCTTAGTGAAACATAAAAAGCTTTGCCAGTATTTACAAAAGATAAGCTCAACTATTGTTGATCGTTTATTGGTTGCGCCGACATGATCTGTCTTAATTAACCGGCCAGCAGCAACCATATGCATTGATTCTCGTTTTGCTAGTTAGTACCGTGATGACTAGGTCCGGTCCCGTGATATATACTGTATATAGCACACTTTTTATACACCACCTGCTGGAGCTATTTAATCGATCGATCCATAAATCCAACGTAAATGGTTCAACGTCTAGTTGCATATCCGATCCACCACAACAACGCCCGCCGGTCGGCCGGCTAGTGATGAGTTAGCTAGCCACTCGTCGTCCAATCCAGAACTCTCCCTCCTTAATTATATTATTACTAACTAATAACAACAAGAAGCAAGTGGTAGTCTTGGTTCGGCACCTGgctgaaaataaaataaaattccctttcaaaaaaaaataaaaataaaacatggtTGTCATCAAGCAAGCTAAGGCCGGCGGAGCCAATGGCCAAGAACGTCGTGTCCAGCTGAATGTACGCATGCGACCAAGCGCCGGCGGTGGACGCGATGCAGGCTGCATACGACGCGCGTCTCGATCATCTTTGCTCGAGTCTGACCGAGTACACTAGCTAGCAGCTTAGTTAGTTGCCACTGATCCTGCAGTATAAATAGGACGGATCAGATCGATCGATCAGGAATCAGAGCTATAAGCTACACCTAGCTCTTGCAGCCCCAAGCGGCGCAGCTAGGCTAGTAATTAAgctagagaagaagaagaagaagaagatagtcatgggcagggcggcgccggcggcattgATGAACGACGACGAGCTGAAGACGTcgtggccggagctggtggGGTTCGAGATGCTGAACGCGGCGGACAGGATCAACATCGACAGGCCCGACGTGTCCGTCGCCTTCTACATGATCCCCACCCCGCTGCCCACCGACTACGACCCCAACCgcgtcgtcctcgtcggcgacgaCCGCAGCGTCGTCGTCAGGACTCCGGTCATCGGCtaagccgccgcccgcccgcccggccaATAATTCCTAGCTTAATTCTACACATGATTATCAATCACCTATATATTTTTGCCTTTGCTTCTTATTGTTACCCGCAAAAAAGAAAAGTACTTATTATTACGTGCCAGTTTTTGTATTTTATACAATGCAACCATCCGAACTACTACTTTCGTTATGGAAGAAGAATATATAATGCTATCCATCTGGGGAACATATCAGATGCAAAccaatctatttgtaaaaacaatgcaaacttcaatctgggccatcAGATTAACATCTAAGGAGAGGGCGCATGATGTTGATCCAGTggttcagattgaagtttgtatAATTTccacggagaggttggtttgcacgtAAATGATTCATGGAGTATGTGTAATCCTTGTGTTAAAAATTAATTTCACTTGATAATTGATATGAGTGAGGACCGGCTGATCAAGCACATCCATTGGGTTGGGGCTCCGGCCGAACGATAACGAGAAGGATGCATGCGACGACACATGCCTTGGTCATCTCCAATGTATAGGACCGGCATTGACTCTAAGATAGAATAGAACCCATGCACGGATCGGATCAATCTTGCTCAGAATGTCAAGATGTATAGTAGCTGTACTTGTAAATACAGTAACAAAGAGGCGAGAACAAGTTTTAACTTTTGAAATAATACTATAATACTATTTTTATTAGTAAAAAAAATGTTGGCAAATTCTAGTGAATATTGCCAACTTAATTGGCCCGTTTGGTGCCTGTGTGGTCATTTATGGTCTGAAAGGCCCACCTCAAAACCCGAAAAGCCTTTCGGCCCACCTCCAGCAAGTTTAGGAAAACTACAATTGTGAATT
This genomic interval from Panicum virgatum strain AP13 chromosome 8K, P.virgatum_v5, whole genome shotgun sequence contains the following:
- the LOC120643846 gene encoding aspartic proteinase Asp1-like codes for the protein MAAALLLAVLLPLVATPSRAAAPASAPSTAAFQLHGDVYPTGHYYVTMNIGNPAKPYFLDVDTGSDLTWLQCDAPCQSCNKVPHPLYRPAQNRLIPCADSLCTALHSGLGSNKKCPSPKQCDYQIKYTDSASSQGVLINDNFSLPLKSSNIRPSLTFGCGYDQQVGKNGAVQAVTDGLLGLGRGSVSLLSQLKQQGVTKNVLGHCLSTNGGGFLFFGDNIVPTSRVTWVPMARSTSGNYYSPGSGTLNFDKRSLGVKPMEVVFDSGSTYTYFTAQPYQAVVSALKAGLSKSLKQVSDPELPLCWKGQKALKSVFDVKKEFKSLSLSFANGKNAVMEIPPENYLVVTKNGNACLGILDGTAAKLSFNVIGDITMQDQMVIYDNEKAQIGWVRGPCSRSAKSILSSFP